In the Arachis ipaensis cultivar K30076 chromosome B10, Araip1.1, whole genome shotgun sequence genome, one interval contains:
- the LOC107624266 gene encoding vegetative incompatibility protein HET-E-1 isoform X2, with the protein MYVSHWYLRGFEYKEDMLLSDDGGEDEVFFDSLDCLSPPHDDDDDEFGYEVWMNEPLCVEERRERFLQRMGMVSVSVSSSHNMNDFDDVSSSNASISCAPTSEDVALFDEIKKRPENSPVTLAKQELGEFGTCTSKKKKNWWNRIAYGMKIGSRLDKGSTKITRRINVNQNKKRWMELSALFTGQNIRAHDGLIWTMKFSPSGRYLASGGQDGVVRIWRVVSTDASSLCFNGVKSADSKVKPHNSAPKTQSFVVFPNRIFQIEESPMQEFCGHSSDVLDLAWSSSDILLSSSMDRTVRMWQIGCNQCLNVFHHTDYVTCIQFNPVDENYFISGSIDGKVRIWGMREERVVDWADIRDVITAISYQPNGKGFVVGSLTGICRFYVASGKHFHLEAQINVSGKKRTSTSRNKITGIQFSKKNHQRVMITSEDSKVRILEGMELVQIFKGRRKSGSQTSGAFMSSEKHIISVGDDSRVYIWNYKDFGNASSKHAKSNNSCEYFCSKGVTVAIPWSGMSTESSNSYNNFAHCFPETQHQLEAAPMVVGSSERFSLGSWFSIDGTCRGSMTWPEEKLPSWDLPLAEHDEFHHSRPQLRPKEPCNDGCVSETWGLSIVAAGCDGTIKTFHNFGLPVRL; encoded by the exons ATGTATGTTTCACATTGGTATTTAAGGGGATTTGAATATAAGGAGGATATGCTGCTCTCTGATGATGGTGGAGAAGATGAAGTGTTCTTTGATTCTCTGGATTGCTTGTCACCACCtcacgatgatgatgatgatgagtttggTTATGAGGTTTGGATGAATGAGCCTCTTTGTGTGGAGGAAAGGAGGGAAAGGTTTCTTCAGAGGATGGGTATGGTTAGTGTTAGTGTCTCTTCTTCACACAATATGAATGATTTTGATGATGTCTCATCTTCAAATGCTTCCATTTCCTGTGCTCCTACTTCTGAAGACGTAGCATTGTTTGATGAAATTAAGAAACGACCGGAGAATTCACCGGTTACTTTGGCCAAACAAGAGCTTGGAGAATTTGGAACTTGTACaagtaaaaagaagaagaattggtggAACCGCATTGCATATGGAATGAAAATTGGATCAAGATTGGATAAGGGAAGTACTAAAATTACAAGAAGGATCAATGTGAATCAGAATAAAAAGAGGTGGATGGAATTGAGTGCATTGTTTACTGGACAGAATATCAGAGCTCACGATGGCCTAATTTGGACCATGAAATTTAGTCCCAGTGGCCGCTATCTTGCTAGTGGAGGCCAAGACGGCGTTGTTCGCATTTGGCGCGTCGTATCGACCGATGCATCCAGTCTTTGCTTCAATGGAGTTAAGAGTGCTGACAGCAAAGTGAAACCACACAACTCTGCTCCTAAAACTCAATCCTTTGTTGTGTTCCCAAACAGGATTTTCCAAATTGAGGAATCACCAATGCAAGAATTTTGTGGTCATTCCAGTGATGTCTTGGATCTGGCTTGGTCAAGTTCGGAT ATTCTGCTTTCATCTTCAATGGATAGAACTGTTCGCATGTGGCAGATTGGTTGTAATCAATGTCTAAATGTTTTCCATCACACAGATTATG TGACATGCATTCAATTCAACCCTGTTGATGAAAATTACTTCATCAGTGGCTCCATAGATGGTAAAGTTCGAATATGGGGAATGCGTGAAGAGCGAGTGGTTGACTGGGCAGACATTCGAGATGTCATAACTGCCATAAGTTACCAACCAAATGGAAAG GGATTTGTTGTTGGTTCCCTTACCGGCATATGTCGCTTTTATGTTGCTTCGG GCAAACATTTCCATCTTGAGGCACAGATTAATGTTAGCGGAAAGAAGAGAACATCAACATCTCGCAACAAGATCACGGGAATTCAG TTTTCCAAGAAAAACCACCAAAGAGTCATGATCACATCAGAAGATTCCAAAGTCCGAATATTGGAAGGCATGGAACTTGTTCAGATATTTAAAG GACGTCGAAAATCTGGAAGTCAGACATCAGGTGCATTTATGTCGAGCGAGAAACATATAATTTCAGTTGGAGATGACTCTCGTGTATATATTTGGAACTACAAAGACTTTGGAAATGCTTCATCCAAGCATGCAAAATCGAACAATTCCTGTGAGTACTTTTGCTCCAAGGGTGTTACTGTTGCAATACCTTGGTCAGGAATGAGCACAGAAAGTAGCAACTCCTACAACAATTTTGCACATTGTTTCCCAGAAACTCAACACCAGCTAGAAGCTGCTCCCATGGTAGTTGGTTCTTCGGAACGTTTTTCCTTAGGTAGTTGGTTCTCCATTGACGGCACGTGCCGCGGTTCCATGACATGGCCAGAGGAGAAGCTCCCTAGTTGGGATTTACCTCTTGCGGAGCACGATGAATTCCATCACAGCCGGCCGCAGCTACGCCCCAAGGAACCTTGTAATGACGGCTGTGTGTCAGAAACATGGGGACTATCGATAGTTGCGGCCGGTTGTGATGGGACCATCAAGACATTCCACAACTTTGGATTGCCTGTTAGGCTCTAG
- the LOC107624266 gene encoding 2-deoxy-glucose resistant protein 2 isoform X1: MYVSHWYLRGFEYKEDMLLSDDGGEDEVFFDSLDCLSPPHDDDDDEFGYEVWMNEPLCVEERRERFLQRMGMVSVSVSSSHNMNDFDDVSSSNASISCAPTSEDVALFDEIKKRPENSPVTLAKQELGEFGTCTSKKKKNWWNRIAYGMKIGSRLDKGSTKITRRINVNQNKKRWMELSALFTGQNIRAHDGLIWTMKFSPSGRYLASGGQDGVVRIWRVVSTDASSLCFNGVKSADSKVKPHNSAPKTQSFVVFPNRIFQIEESPMQEFCGHSSDVLDLAWSSSDILLSSSMDRTVRMWQIGCNQCLNVFHHTDYVTCIQFNPVDENYFISGSIDGKVRIWGMREERVVDWADIRDVITAISYQPNGKGFVVGSLTGICRFYVASDLGKHFHLEAQINVSGKKRTSTSRNKITGIQFSKKNHQRVMITSEDSKVRILEGMELVQIFKGRRKSGSQTSGAFMSSEKHIISVGDDSRVYIWNYKDFGNASSKHAKSNNSCEYFCSKGVTVAIPWSGMSTESSNSYNNFAHCFPETQHQLEAAPMVVGSSERFSLGSWFSIDGTCRGSMTWPEEKLPSWDLPLAEHDEFHHSRPQLRPKEPCNDGCVSETWGLSIVAAGCDGTIKTFHNFGLPVRL; encoded by the exons ATGTATGTTTCACATTGGTATTTAAGGGGATTTGAATATAAGGAGGATATGCTGCTCTCTGATGATGGTGGAGAAGATGAAGTGTTCTTTGATTCTCTGGATTGCTTGTCACCACCtcacgatgatgatgatgatgagtttggTTATGAGGTTTGGATGAATGAGCCTCTTTGTGTGGAGGAAAGGAGGGAAAGGTTTCTTCAGAGGATGGGTATGGTTAGTGTTAGTGTCTCTTCTTCACACAATATGAATGATTTTGATGATGTCTCATCTTCAAATGCTTCCATTTCCTGTGCTCCTACTTCTGAAGACGTAGCATTGTTTGATGAAATTAAGAAACGACCGGAGAATTCACCGGTTACTTTGGCCAAACAAGAGCTTGGAGAATTTGGAACTTGTACaagtaaaaagaagaagaattggtggAACCGCATTGCATATGGAATGAAAATTGGATCAAGATTGGATAAGGGAAGTACTAAAATTACAAGAAGGATCAATGTGAATCAGAATAAAAAGAGGTGGATGGAATTGAGTGCATTGTTTACTGGACAGAATATCAGAGCTCACGATGGCCTAATTTGGACCATGAAATTTAGTCCCAGTGGCCGCTATCTTGCTAGTGGAGGCCAAGACGGCGTTGTTCGCATTTGGCGCGTCGTATCGACCGATGCATCCAGTCTTTGCTTCAATGGAGTTAAGAGTGCTGACAGCAAAGTGAAACCACACAACTCTGCTCCTAAAACTCAATCCTTTGTTGTGTTCCCAAACAGGATTTTCCAAATTGAGGAATCACCAATGCAAGAATTTTGTGGTCATTCCAGTGATGTCTTGGATCTGGCTTGGTCAAGTTCGGAT ATTCTGCTTTCATCTTCAATGGATAGAACTGTTCGCATGTGGCAGATTGGTTGTAATCAATGTCTAAATGTTTTCCATCACACAGATTATG TGACATGCATTCAATTCAACCCTGTTGATGAAAATTACTTCATCAGTGGCTCCATAGATGGTAAAGTTCGAATATGGGGAATGCGTGAAGAGCGAGTGGTTGACTGGGCAGACATTCGAGATGTCATAACTGCCATAAGTTACCAACCAAATGGAAAG GGATTTGTTGTTGGTTCCCTTACCGGCATATGTCGCTTTTATGTTGCTTCGG ATTTAGGCAAACATTTCCATCTTGAGGCACAGATTAATGTTAGCGGAAAGAAGAGAACATCAACATCTCGCAACAAGATCACGGGAATTCAG TTTTCCAAGAAAAACCACCAAAGAGTCATGATCACATCAGAAGATTCCAAAGTCCGAATATTGGAAGGCATGGAACTTGTTCAGATATTTAAAG GACGTCGAAAATCTGGAAGTCAGACATCAGGTGCATTTATGTCGAGCGAGAAACATATAATTTCAGTTGGAGATGACTCTCGTGTATATATTTGGAACTACAAAGACTTTGGAAATGCTTCATCCAAGCATGCAAAATCGAACAATTCCTGTGAGTACTTTTGCTCCAAGGGTGTTACTGTTGCAATACCTTGGTCAGGAATGAGCACAGAAAGTAGCAACTCCTACAACAATTTTGCACATTGTTTCCCAGAAACTCAACACCAGCTAGAAGCTGCTCCCATGGTAGTTGGTTCTTCGGAACGTTTTTCCTTAGGTAGTTGGTTCTCCATTGACGGCACGTGCCGCGGTTCCATGACATGGCCAGAGGAGAAGCTCCCTAGTTGGGATTTACCTCTTGCGGAGCACGATGAATTCCATCACAGCCGGCCGCAGCTACGCCCCAAGGAACCTTGTAATGACGGCTGTGTGTCAGAAACATGGGGACTATCGATAGTTGCGGCCGGTTGTGATGGGACCATCAAGACATTCCACAACTTTGGATTGCCTGTTAGGCTCTAG